The DNA window ATAACGCGCGCATTGATATTCGATTCTAATGAGAAGTCAAAGAAAATCAATGTGCGATAATGTACGATTATCACTTTGTTCTTATCAAGATGATGATATTCTCGCTGACATACTTTTTCAGTAACCGCGGCGAGAATTTTATTGATGCCCCTATTCGCAATTATCCGTTGCATCACTGGAGTATTGATCTCTTCGGGTGTTTCAGTTGCGcggaaacaaataatactCGAGCTCTAATACTATCATGAGATATCTCGATGTTATCAAATCCCAACTGCTGTTGAAACATCGATATCATTGTTATTTTCGTCACGATCGTTTAATCGCGTCGGAAACCAAAGTCAATCGTGATGGATTTATTCACAACTTGACATGTTGCGGACAtgtctttctaaaaatttctcGAGCGTTATACTTTGGTTCCTCGGTAGCACTTCCACGTTGTCGAAACGATGTGAggaacaatataataaaaaaaaagaatgttaatTGGCGATACAAAACGATTAAGCCATCATAATTGCAGAGCAAGGCAACTCGTTTCCGTTCGTCCTTGACGAGGATCCAGTGGATCCACTTCAGCGATCGTCCACCTCGATACATTATGCAAATTGCTCGGTCTGGTCGTGGGCAGTTGCGGGTCTTTCCtatctcttctttttcgttCATGCGCTTTTAAACGTCCACAGCATCCTTAAAGCTGCATTCACATTAACAATTCTGTCGTCGTAACTTTTGGCATGCTATACTGCGATTCTCTGTAAATTCGATAAAGCTTTgcatatttatcaatttaattaaattcaacgAAATCGATCTTGATGTAAagagtttttatttctataaatattttgaccCAGACAGACGGGTAATTTCCAGCAAAAAATTCAGATAATatgctttaattaattgtaagattaattttatcgctATTTAATTTCTGTAACAATGTTAGGTagcgatatatattaataaatatatcgttaaattaattaggagataatgtaatgtaattgttacataatgtaattttgtgtGTGCCTTTTATactttcattataatttaaattgtgataattttaatttaataaaaactggagtatgtaatttaatcgaaaaagAACGCTTAAAACTTGATCTTTTGAATTATActcttgaataaatattattagagtatatataatatttattcaagagtatataattcaatatatgtgtatattttttctcttgaataaattatataaaaaatgttaatgttacaattacacttatatataaattgtaagagtgtaatttaatattaatatgctttttaattgtttacgatacataaaaatgttcaaataatCTGCGAATAAAATGAGCATTACAAGAGATGATCGCATACACTTATTATCGACGGGAAAATTGCACGTAGGTGAAAATTAAAAGGCCTTTTCctatcttgaaatttttttatctgattTTTTTAACTGATTCAAATAGTTCCTCCTTACCCGAATCCGCGCACAAacgtattgtatattatatatatagttttctacattaaaatatttttattataattaaagaaatgtagATTAGGTCATTGAAAACTAAGACTCGTATTAAAATTGCAGTACAATCAAATTAacttgcacaatttttttagtttcaatctatataaatatatttgatttaaaaaatatatatatatataatatattaattattaacaaaatatattatataaacgtattaataaatatatattttattttttatctgttttctcgttttcgaaatattttcacTAAAATGCAGAGTGCGTTTTAGAAAAAAGCAAATTGTTTCAGTGACCGTTAATAGGGAGGAGGAGGGGTAATACGCGTTGCTTCCAGCGGATCGCGAACCACGTGTCGTCCTTGCGCAAAACTTTGTCAAGCGGTCAACTCGAtctccttgtttttttttcttcgtcacGCCAGGTAACTTGGTCCTTCCTTCTGTCCTCATTCAATATGTTCCtgcaatatttccatttctcgCGTCGATTCATGGACCGTGCTTATCGCACTACCCACTCGTATCCTAGCAGAGCCCACGCAGCCCACGCCAGGGCTCCGGAACCCGTTCACCCACCTTCGATCTCCATTCGCGTTTGTCGCCATCAATGTGCCGTTTCGCCGATCCGTACGTGCGCCTGCGCTGATCTAAACCGCACTTTCCAACAGTTGTATTTGGAACTGTCGCGGTGCTTTTCCTTTATAAGACGAGCGCAGCCGTTCGATCGACCGAATTCGATAAACACGTTATTGTGTATTTTTCTCAAACTTTTATGGAGTAAACTGATTTTCGAGTGCTTCAAATGGAATTACTGTTCTATCTAAAAAGTGATTAAACCCAATTGGTGCTTCTACCATACATGGTGTTTGAATAATtggttttatatgtataagaattaaattaaaatattgcttaaataagtatttttgtttaatattctgTTCGgtggtttaattaaaaagtccATAATATAAATCGAGTTGAGATCCGATCTGCAGTGGTTTTAATAGTAATGATATTGAACAAGTTGGTCTAATTAAGccaaataattactttaaaacataataaaaaagtatctcATATCATGGtgaatttaaaacaaaacaataataattttttttgagtGATTATAAACGttacatattttgaaaaaaagtccATACAAAGCGATTTATCGTAATTACGGAGACTGTAAAGAGAATTAGAAacattaagaattttatatagaatttaaagCATAagctcttttataaataatgcaacTGCGGAAATCTATAAAAAGGGACCAATGTGACGTGACGATTCAATTCGTGTGACAATCGCGCGtcagaatttttaaagaaaaatcatcTACGTTTGAAACGGGATTTGGAACAAACAATAGACGCAAATGGCGATCACTGCCGTAACGAACTGTCTGGGGCCTCCGCCCTTGCCGCCTGGAAAACGATTTCTGCAAAAATCGTCGAGAAAGTTGTCGTCCACCTACAAGAGCTTTCGCGACCCCGCCGTAGAGATCTGTCTGTCTCATGGGATTCcggataatttaataacgaatTTATACTCGCGCGAAATGCCCACGGGCAGGTTTGGCGCCAATCAAAGCCTGTTTAGAAGCTGCTCCGAAGGCAATCTGTGTAGTACACGTGAGACAACAGCGATGCTGAGTAGTACGCCCCTGAACAAATGCATTAAAGCCATTTATGGCAGTTGGAAAAATCTCTTACATCGTAAGTGCGCGAATATTGTATGTTATACGAGATGTAACTAAACCGCAatcaaatttcttatttaatctcaccgtcttaaaattaaataggaaATTTGATTTTCAGCAGAAAGTAAATTCTTATACATATTACCATACcaatttaatactaaaatattttcaaacgAGACAATGAGAATTAGAGATGAGTAAACAAGGCTCAAAATGCACGATCACGGTAGAGACTTtgtaaagattataatttcaaaatgtcattatgtgtatttttatatactataatagTAATCTTTCTCTAGACATTTTTAATAGACATTTAAGATGAGTGTTGCACGTACGACGCCGTCgtgctataaataaatattagagctataaaataacgaaatatgtGATTATTCAGCAATCTTGCTTACCTTGATCTTTATCTAAATGATTCCTGCATCGAACTTTTAGTCAGGTGGCAGATCAAGGTTTCTCGAGAATgtgttaatttcttttaattaaactgtTATGTAGTTTCTAtcttctatatttaaatagttgAGTTTTTATGTGTTTTCTGTGTGGTTTTCCTTTAATAAACattgtatatttcaatttaaatcaaaAGTGGTTTTTtggcaaattatatatatttgcaaattatacatatttgccttgcaatatacatttttcaaatttttattaatttaaaaaaataaaagtttataaaattagaattatatataatattctttttattttcttaaatattctCTGTCTCTCACATTTACACTTACAGGTActctttaaatttatgaaataaattaactaatactcgaatttctttttaaatacaattgcTTTTTAAAAGCTATATCTCACGTATAATGTATCAAAtatgagaattttttattatcgtcataattataaagtaaacatatatatgagtaaaaatataataaaataatgctattttttcataaaagttcattataattatgacTTTTTTAAGTAACCCcagacttttttttatcacatctGCCACTTTTTCGGCGATCATATAAACAGGAATGTTTAGGTGCGCCGATATAATTTTAGGCACAATGGATGCGTCTGTTACTCGTAATCCTTCAATATCAATAACctgcaaaatattacatatgaatttataaaacacaTGCTGCTTATTATGATATTCTGCATGAATATTCTACTATTATGTTTCTACAAACAAATACCTTTAATCTGCGATCGACGACAGCAGTCGGATCTCCACTAGGTCCCATTTTACAAGTGCCGCAGTAGTTATAAAGTGTCGTTGATAGATAATgctattttttcataaaagttcattatataattatgacttTTCCAAGCAACGCCAGTCTTCTTTGATCATATCTGCCGCTTTTTTGGCGATCATATATACAGGAATGTTTAGGTGCGCCGATATAATTTCGGGCACAATGGATGCGTCTGTTACTCGTAATGCTTCAATACCAATAACctgcaaaatattacatatggATTTATAAAACACATGCTGCTTATTATGATATTCTGCATGAATATTCTATTATgtttttacaaacaaatacCTTTAATCTGGGATCGACGACAGCAGTCGGATCTCCACTAGGTCCCATTTTACAAGTGCCGCAGTAGTGATAAAGTGTCGTTGATAGATAATgctattttttcataaaagtttattatataattatgacttTTCCAAGTAACCCCAGTCTTCTTTGATCATATCTGCCGCTTTTTCGGCGATCATATATACAGGAATGTTTAGGTGCCCCGATATAATTTCGGGCATAATGGATGCGTCTGCTACTCGTAATCCTTCAACACCAATAACCTGCAAAATATTagatatgaatttataaaacacaTGCTGCTTATTATGATATTCTGCATGAATATTCTATTATgtttttacaaacaaatacCTTTAATCTGGGATCGACGACAGCAGTCGGATCTCCACTAGGTCCCATTTTACAAGTGCCACAGTAGTGATAAAGTGTCGTTGATAGCATCCTTATTACGCATTCCCAATAAGCGTCGGAGTCATATTCGTAATTGTTGCATTCCGTATAAGTAATGTTTAACAATTTAGAATCGAACGCTTGCATCGTCTTTGTCTGACCAATACTTAACGCAGTTCTAATCCCAGCAATCATTGTCCTGACGTCGTCTGGATCATCGAAATAATTTGGCACGATCTCTGGTTTAACATTAACGTCACTAGCTAACAATGTTATTCTACCGCGACTTTTAGGTTTCAGCAGTATTGGTAAAACAGTCCAGCCATTGCTGAGACTGTACTTATCCCATTCCTGAGTTATAGGATCTTTAAGTTGGAGCATCCTTTGGGGAACAAGCTCTTTCATTGCATTACCGCCAAACAATAATTCGATGTCtggtaaattattattatttcttggCTGTTTTGTGTTGACGAAACCGAGGGCCTCGCACCCGCCCGGAATCGTAAACGTTCCCATTCGATTGATTAAGAAGTCCGATATATGCGAATGAAACGGATTTATCAGATCGAATAACTTGAAACCTGCTGCTGCAATTGTTGTAAATGACAATCCAAAGAACGTTAGATGGTCCATGAGGTTCTCGCCGACTGGCGCATctcgaattatatttatgccTAGGTCGGTAAGATGTTTTGCTGGTCCGATGCCGGAAAGCATTAATAATTGCGGCGATCTAATGGCACCTGCACATAGAATTACTTCTTTCTTCGCAAACACACGTATTGTTTGCTTATTCTTGATGAATTCTACGCCGATTGCTCGATTTGTAATACGATCGGTTAGCACTTTTGTCACCGTACTCTCACGAGTCAAATAAAGATTGGTGCGACCGTGCACGGGATGCAAGTATGCCTTATTGCTACTCATGCGAGTGCCATTTATGATTGTGGCTTGCAGATATGAGAATCCTATTTTGTTCTTTCCGTTGTAATCCACTAGTGAATATCCCAGTTCCTTGCCAGCTTCTAGAAAGGCTTCTGCTAACGGGGTATGAAATGGCGGGTATGTGATATGTACTGGTCCATCGGTACCGTGGTAGTTAATATCCGATTTTAGCTCTGGAATATCCATTGTTTCCAGTTTTTTGAAATACTGGAGGACGTTCTGGTATGCCCAGCCTTCGTTCCCCATCTCGGCCCATCGATCGTAATTTTCGGCGCTGCCTCTAGATGCTATCATAAAATTTAGCACACTACCGCCACCGACTACTTTTCCACTCGCCCAATGGcaactattatttttcatgcCACGACAGTACTTGTGGGATGATTTGGTCTGATAgttccaatttattttattgtatatctgGAAGATGGGAGCGATTATTGGGATATCCATAAAGAGGTTTTCACTGGAACCAGCTTCGATCAGCAGTACTTTAATTTGTGGCACTTCGCTTAGTCTTGCGGCTATGGTTGCTCCAGCCGTACCAGCGCCGATCACTATAAAATCGTATCTGTCTCCAAACTGGGGTGTCATATCCGGTAATTCTTGACTTACATATTGTTGATTCTGCTTCAAGAAATCAATAGGTGAGCTTAGTAATTTTTGCAACGTCCATCcgttattactattactattgCCATGAAGACTGCTGTATGAGTGTCCGTGTAATGAGTTGATTATGGTATAGATACTGAGAACGTGGAGGACCCTCCGAATATtgttcattatatttaaataataattggcCTTTGAATATATGGAATGATGTCCAATGATAGAAAGTATGCCTAGATGCTCGTCATATATACCTGGCCTGTAATTTTAAGTGCGCGTTTTATACAGGGTGCAACAAAAAGGTCAGAACATTATCTCggaaaaaatgatatttttggaagaaatattttagacaaGAGTTGTAAGATTTAAAAGGATCTATTTACTGACTGTATTAGTTAGACCTTTTGTGGAGTCGTTAAGGTCAAGTCAGGGTTgcttcaaatttttcaattaacaccctctattttttattgcatattcttgtagccaTGTAGTCGAAGTTTAGAGCGTTCTTTAAGCGAAAATTAACATGCGTTTTGTTCCAAAAGGTACAAGTGCGATGGCAATATATAAGATCCctgaaagtaaaaagaaaatagtttaTTGAGATTCGAGGTATGGAAGTGCCTCGTTcagaattgaataaaaaaaagcaataaacataatttagggaaaaattatatcaagagacacggtagtggtctcgcgccaagtacacgcgaagcgagaccgtaCCGTGACTCTTTTCTTGAATAacttcatttatatattcagtTTGAGTTTGAGTGTGCAATTCAGTGGTGCGTACTTTGGTGGAGATTTAGTATGATGCGAAGAAacttattttgcataatttgtaTGCGTTTAATGTATGATTTGTGCACTGCTGCCCAGACCGGAGCCGTGTAAAGTAACACTGATCTGGCACAAGTCTTGTATAGTAATAGTTTATATTCCGTCTTAAGAttacttgttttatttataagatgatataattttctaagaGCTCTCTGAGCTTTACTAACTCTATCATCAATTGCCGGTTTCCATTTTAAGCTTGCGTCGATGTTAACGCTGAGATATTTCACCTTAGTGGCCCAAGAAACTTTAAAACTTGACATTTTTATCGATGGAGGtcttggaaattttttgcgaataattattatagccTCGGTTTTCTCGTTATTGATAGCCATCTTCCAATTTCTACAGAATTAAACAATGGCATCAACATATCTTTGCAATCTGCTGACGAGTATAGCCGGGCTCCAGGAGGAGGTGTAAACGGCAGTATCGTCAGCGTAGATTGCGAGTTCAGTCTTAGAGTCCTtgggaatattatttataaaaatattaaatagaatgGGCCC is part of the Temnothorax longispinosus isolate EJ_2023e chromosome 12, Tlon_JGU_v1, whole genome shotgun sequence genome and encodes:
- the LOC139822742 gene encoding glucose dehydrogenase [FAD, quinone]-like, which encodes MNNIRRVLHVLSIYTIINSLHGHSYSSLHGNSNSNNGWTLQKLLSSPIDFLKQNQQYVSQELPDMTPQFGDRYDFIVIGAGTAGATIAARLSEVPQIKVLLIEAGSSENLFMDIPIIAPIFQIYNKINWNYQTKSSHKYCRGMKNNSCHWASGKVVGGGSVLNFMIASRGSAENYDRWAEMGNEGWAYQNVLQYFKKLETMDIPELKSDINYHGTDGPVHITYPPFHTPLAEAFLEAGKELGYSLVDYNGKNKIGFSYLQATIINGTRMSSNKAYLHPVHGRTNLYLTRESTVTKVLTDRITNRAIGVEFIKNKQTIRVFAKKEVILCAGAIRSPQLLMLSGIGPAKHLTDLGINIIRDAPVGENLMDHLTFFGLSFTTIAAAGFKLFDLINPFHSHISDFLINRMGTFTIPGGCEALGFVNTKQPRNNNNLPDIELLFGGNAMKELVPQRMLQLKDPITQEWDKYSLSNGWTVLPILLKPKSRGRITLLASDVNVKPEIVPNYFDDPDDVRTMIAGIRTALSIGQTKTMQAFDSKLLNITYTECNNYEYDSDAYWECVIRMLSTTLYHYCGTCKMGPSGDPTAVVDPRLKVIGVEGLRVADASIMPEIISGHLNIPVYMIAEKAADMIKEDWGYLEKS